Proteins encoded in a region of the Flavobacterium sp. MDT1-60 genome:
- a CDS encoding lmo0937 family membrane protein yields MSNLLYTVAVILVILWAIGFFAYSAGSIIHILLVIAIIAILFRLIKGREI; encoded by the coding sequence ATGTCAAATTTATTATACACAGTAGCAGTTATTTTAGTTATTCTTTGGGCCATTGGGTTCTTTGCCTATAGCGCCGGAAGTATTATCCACATCTTATTAGTAATTGCAATTATCGCAATATTATTCAGACTTATTAAAGGTCGTGAAATTTAA
- a CDS encoding porin family protein, which produces MKMQSNFLCALTLFLTASFGMLHAQDNNVNTEFGVKGGFNMSNLYQNDADDENVLYGFNAGVYATLPVSDFIAIQPELLFTTKGAELDYNNAFASGNAKFKLNYIELPLLVRVNITKNFNVHAGGYASYLVSSKVTGDGDFNFEEEVDTDDLNKFDAGISAGVGVDFNPISVGLRYNYGLTTVGKERTVGGTTYTFPDAKNSNLTLYVSYKLN; this is translated from the coding sequence TGCTACACGCTCAGGACAATAATGTAAATACCGAGTTTGGTGTAAAAGGAGGATTCAATATGTCTAATCTGTATCAAAACGATGCTGATGACGAGAATGTACTTTACGGTTTTAATGCCGGTGTTTATGCAACACTACCTGTTTCAGATTTTATAGCTATTCAGCCAGAGTTATTATTTACTACAAAAGGTGCTGAATTAGATTACAACAATGCTTTTGCAAGCGGAAATGCAAAATTCAAATTAAATTATATTGAGCTTCCTTTATTAGTAAGAGTCAATATTACTAAAAACTTTAATGTTCACGCCGGTGGTTATGCATCATACCTGGTAAGTTCAAAAGTAACAGGTGACGGAGATTTTAACTTTGAAGAAGAAGTTGACACTGATGATTTAAACAAATTTGATGCTGGTATTTCAGCTGGTGTCGGAGTAGATTTTAACCCAATAAGTGTTGGACTACGTTACAATTATGGTTTAACAACCGTTGGTAAAGAAAGAACTGTTGGCGGAACAACTTATACGTTTCCAGATGCAAAAAACAGCAATCTTACCCTATACGTTTCGTATAAACTGAACTAA
- a CDS encoding YtxH domain-containing protein, producing MKTSNTILGILGAAAAGAFLGVLFAPDKGSNTRKKISDKSKDYGDNLKGKFDGILSTITSNGKDIIDEGKAKFNQAKEDFNQVKDEAKTVKTNY from the coding sequence ATGAAAACAAGTAACACAATTTTAGGAATTTTAGGAGCTGCAGCTGCAGGAGCATTTTTAGGAGTATTGTTTGCACCGGACAAAGGATCAAACACAAGAAAAAAAATCTCAGATAAATCAAAAGATTACGGAGATAATTTAAAAGGCAAATTTGATGGAATTTTAAGCACAATTACTTCAAATGGAAAAGATATCATTGATGAAGGAAAAGCAAAATTCAATCAGGCAAAAGAAGACTTCAACCAAGTTAAAGATGAAGCAAAAACTGTAAAAACTAACTATTAA